GACGGCGGCGTCTGCGTCCGCGGGCCGGACGGCGCCGTGCTGGACGAGGCCGGGTTCACCGCACTGCTCGGCCGCCCCGTCCGGCTGGTCGACGTGCCGCCGGCCGGCGCCGAGCTGGAACGGGCCGTACCGGAAGAAGTCCTGAGCCACGGCGTCGACCAGGAGGTGCCCGTCACTGTCGGCACGCTCGGCAGCGCCGCCCCGCCCGGCACCTTCTTCGACTTCGCCCCGCTGCACCTGATCACCACGGCCACCCTGGCGGCCGTCGGCGGGCCCGCGCAGGCCCCCGCTACCGCCCCAACCTGGTGGTCGACACCCCGGGCGCCGCCGCGTTCGCCGAGAACGACTGGGTCGGCCGCGAGCTGCGGATCGGCCCGGACATCCGGCTCGCGGTGAT
The Kitasatospora paranensis genome window above contains:
- a CDS encoding MOSC N-terminal beta barrel domain-containing protein: MIAGAAVRSLYRYPLKSALGEELARARITGRGIAGDRVRALLDTTTGRVVSAKNPRLWRALLTAAATTGGDGGVCVRGPDGAVLDEAGFTALLGRPVRLVDVPPAGAELERAVPEEVLSHGVDQEVPVTVGTLGSAAPPGTFFDFAPLHLITTATLAAVGGPAQAPATAPTWWSTPRAPPRSPRTTGSAASCGSARTSGSR